The following are encoded in a window of Stegostoma tigrinum isolate sSteTig4 chromosome 40, sSteTig4.hap1, whole genome shotgun sequence genomic DNA:
- the LOC125448053 gene encoding heterogeneous nuclear ribonucleoprotein H3-like isoform X2 gives MDEDFVVRVRGLPWSCTADEVLRFFSDCKILNGTAGIHFTYLREGRPSGEAFVQLESDEDVKRALAKDRESMGHRYIEVFETKASEMDWALKHANPNQTESTSDGTVRLRGLPFGCSKEEILQFFTGLEIVPNGITLPVDYQGRSTGEAFVQFASKEIAEKALGKHKERIGHRYIEIFRSSRGEVRAFHDPPRRLMGQRPGPYDRPMGGARTGYGGPGPMRGDMFDRARRGAGYGGGYGNFDDYGYNDNYGYGRDGYGHNARGGGMMDRGMGSRGYGGAGDAGPLFQNGTGHYVHMRGLPFRASEGDVADFFSPLIPVKINFEYGSDGRLTGEADVEFATHEDAVAAMSKDKAHMQHRYIELFLDSTANMGGGPGGYGNHRMGAMGMSMDHYAAGNQGGYGHNTQAMGNSYGNMGNSYGGYGNPGNARGFGYGGMGGGGYSSNPNQHMGMGNIDTSMAGWRM, from the exons ATGGATGAAGATTTTGTTGTCCGTGTCCGTGGACTTCCGTGGTCTTGCACTGCTGATGAAGTGTTACGCTTCTTTTCAG ATTGCAAGATATTAAATGGAACTGCTGGAATACACTTCACCTATTTAAGAGAAGGCCGCCCGAGTGGTGAAGCCTTTGTTCAGCTGGAAAGTGATGAGGATGTAAAACGTGCCCTTGCGAAAGACCGAGAAAGCATGGGCCATCGATACATTGAAG TGTTTGAAACTAAAGCCTCTGAAATGGACTGGGCGCTAAAACATGCTAACCCAAACCAAACTGAGTCCACGAGCGATGGAACAGTGCGCCTCAGGGGCTTGCCCTTTGGCTGCAGTAAAGAGGAAATTTTGCAGTTTTTCACAG GGTTGGAAATCGTGCCAAATGGGATAACATTGCCGGTGGACTACCAGGGGAGAAGCACGGGGGAAGCCTTCGTGCAGTTTGCATcaaaggagatagctgaaaaAGCACTGGGGAAACACAAGGAAAGAATAGGGCACAG GTATATTGAAATCTTCAGGAGCAGTAGAGGTGAAGTTCGAGCTTTTCATGATCCACCAAGAAGGTTAATGGGTCAGCGGCCAGGACCCTACGACAGACCAATGGGAGGTGCAAGAACTGGCTACGGTGGTCCAGGGCCCATGAGAGGAGACATGTTTGATCGCGCACGTAGAGGAGCTGGCTATGGTGGAG GTTATGGCAACTTTGATGATTACGGTTATAATGATAACTACGGTTATGGACGTGATGGATATGGACACAATGCCAGAGGTGGTGGAATGATGGATAGAG GCATGGGCAGTCGTGGTTACGGTGGAGCAGGCGATGCTGGTCCCCTATTTCAGAATGGTACAGGTCATTATGTACACATGAGGGGATTACCTTTCAGAGCTTCTGAAGGAGATGTTGCAGAT TTCTTTTCACCGCTGATTCCTGTAAAGATAAATTTTGAATATGGCTCTGATGGTCGACTCACTGGAGAGGCTGATGTCGAGTTTGCTACTCATGAAGATGCAGTTGCAGCTATGTCGAAAGATAAAGCCCACATGC AACACAGATATATTGAATTGTTCCTGGATTCAACTGCCAACATGGGAGGTGGGCCTGGTGGCTATGGAAATCACAGAATGGGTGCAATGGGCATGAGTATGGACCATTATGCAGCAG GCAATCAAGGGGGCTATGGTCATAACACCCAGGCTATGGGAAATAGCTACGGTAATATGGGCAATAGCTATGGTGGATATGGAAATCCTGGAAATGCGCGTGGATTTG GTTATGGTGGTATGGGAGGAGGTGGATATTCGAGCAATCCAAATCAGCACATGGGAATGGGCAATATAGATACAAGCATGGCTGGATGGAGAATGTAA
- the LOC125448053 gene encoding heterogeneous nuclear ribonucleoprotein H3-like isoform X1 yields MDEDFVVRVRGLPWSCTADEVLRFFSDCKILNGTAGIHFTYLREGRPSGEAFVQLESDEDVKRALAKDRESMGHRYIEVFETKASEMDWALKHANPNQTESTSDGTVRLRGLPFGCSKEEILQFFTGLEIVPNGITLPVDYQGRSTGEAFVQFASKEIAEKALGKHKERIGHRYIEIFRSSRGEVRAFHDPPRRLMGQRPGPYDRPMGGARTGYGGPGPMRGDMFDRARRGAGYGGGYGNFDDYGYNDNYGYGRDGYGHNARGGGMMDRDIYRCVTEHYCHLGMGSRGYGGAGDAGPLFQNGTGHYVHMRGLPFRASEGDVADFFSPLIPVKINFEYGSDGRLTGEADVEFATHEDAVAAMSKDKAHMQHRYIELFLDSTANMGGGPGGYGNHRMGAMGMSMDHYAAGNQGGYGHNTQAMGNSYGNMGNSYGGYGNPGNARGFGYGGMGGGGYSSNPNQHMGMGNIDTSMAGWRM; encoded by the exons ATGGATGAAGATTTTGTTGTCCGTGTCCGTGGACTTCCGTGGTCTTGCACTGCTGATGAAGTGTTACGCTTCTTTTCAG ATTGCAAGATATTAAATGGAACTGCTGGAATACACTTCACCTATTTAAGAGAAGGCCGCCCGAGTGGTGAAGCCTTTGTTCAGCTGGAAAGTGATGAGGATGTAAAACGTGCCCTTGCGAAAGACCGAGAAAGCATGGGCCATCGATACATTGAAG TGTTTGAAACTAAAGCCTCTGAAATGGACTGGGCGCTAAAACATGCTAACCCAAACCAAACTGAGTCCACGAGCGATGGAACAGTGCGCCTCAGGGGCTTGCCCTTTGGCTGCAGTAAAGAGGAAATTTTGCAGTTTTTCACAG GGTTGGAAATCGTGCCAAATGGGATAACATTGCCGGTGGACTACCAGGGGAGAAGCACGGGGGAAGCCTTCGTGCAGTTTGCATcaaaggagatagctgaaaaAGCACTGGGGAAACACAAGGAAAGAATAGGGCACAG GTATATTGAAATCTTCAGGAGCAGTAGAGGTGAAGTTCGAGCTTTTCATGATCCACCAAGAAGGTTAATGGGTCAGCGGCCAGGACCCTACGACAGACCAATGGGAGGTGCAAGAACTGGCTACGGTGGTCCAGGGCCCATGAGAGGAGACATGTTTGATCGCGCACGTAGAGGAGCTGGCTATGGTGGAG GTTATGGCAACTTTGATGATTACGGTTATAATGATAACTACGGTTATGGACGTGATGGATATGGACACAATGCCAGAGGTGGTGGAATGATGGATAGAG ACATATACAGGTGTGTAACTGAACATTATTGCCATCTAGGCATGGGCAGTCGTGGTTACGGTGGAGCAGGCGATGCTGGTCCCCTATTTCAGAATGGTACAGGTCATTATGTACACATGAGGGGATTACCTTTCAGAGCTTCTGAAGGAGATGTTGCAGAT TTCTTTTCACCGCTGATTCCTGTAAAGATAAATTTTGAATATGGCTCTGATGGTCGACTCACTGGAGAGGCTGATGTCGAGTTTGCTACTCATGAAGATGCAGTTGCAGCTATGTCGAAAGATAAAGCCCACATGC AACACAGATATATTGAATTGTTCCTGGATTCAACTGCCAACATGGGAGGTGGGCCTGGTGGCTATGGAAATCACAGAATGGGTGCAATGGGCATGAGTATGGACCATTATGCAGCAG GCAATCAAGGGGGCTATGGTCATAACACCCAGGCTATGGGAAATAGCTACGGTAATATGGGCAATAGCTATGGTGGATATGGAAATCCTGGAAATGCGCGTGGATTTG GTTATGGTGGTATGGGAGGAGGTGGATATTCGAGCAATCCAAATCAGCACATGGGAATGGGCAATATAGATACAAGCATGGCTGGATGGAGAATGTAA